In one Gossypium hirsutum isolate 1008001.06 chromosome D09, Gossypium_hirsutum_v2.1, whole genome shotgun sequence genomic region, the following are encoded:
- the LOC121220799 gene encoding protein IRREGULAR XYLEM 15, protein MKFPCKKLLPLLIFILSCLSVLRLLKLAITSSDPSSQAAALLSSLQRECSSPSECSKIQSNAANATLLSPKEFMLLSDLVARKTPCNLLVFGFQLQYLDLSSINARGITLFLEDNRYKISNIEASSNQARIYKVKYGVPVKKAYKLLKHARGNPTCSPSINLLQQSTCKLALRDLPQQVYELKWDVIVVDGPIGDSPEASGRMSTIYTTSMLARATARNMTDVMVHDVHRTIEKWFSWEFLCEENLVSAKGKLWNFRISSDQSNSTRFCSSETVHIQ, encoded by the coding sequence atgaaattcCCTTGTAAAAAACTATTACCGCTGCTTATTTTCATACTCTCTTGCCTTTCCGTTCTCAGACTCCTTAAACTCGCAATTACTTCTTCAGATCCTTCGTCTCAAGCTGCTGCTTTGTTATCGTCGCTTCAACGGGAGTGTTCGTCACCTTCCGAATGTAGTAAGATTCAATCAAATGCAGCCAATGCGACCCTTCTTTCCCCAAAGGAATTCATGCTTCTTTCTGATCTTGTTGCACGGAAAACACCTTGTAATCTCCTTGTTTTTGGTTTTCAACTGCAGTATCTCGACCTCTCGTCAATAAACGCCAGAGGGATCACTCTTTTTCTCGAGGACAATCGTTACAAGATAAGCAATATCGAAGCCAGTTCGAATCAGGCTCGAATTTATAAGGTCAAGTACGGAGTACCTGTGAAAAAGGCATACAAGCTACTCAAACATGCTAGGGGAAACCCTACTTGTTCCCCAAGCATAAATCTACTCCAACAATCAACTTGCAAATTGGCATTGAGGGACTTGCCACAACAAGTGTATGAGCTTAAATGGGATGTCATTGTGGTTGATGGCCCGATCGGGGACTCACCCGAAGCATCGGGCAGGATGTCGACTATCTacactactagcatgttagcgaGAGCCACAGCCAGGAATATGACTGATGTCATGGTGCACGACGTTCATCGGACAATCGAGAAATGGTTTTCTTGGGAGTTCTTGTGCGAAGAGAATTTGGTTTCTGCCAAAGGAAAATTATGGAACTTTAGGATCTCCTCCGATCAATCCAATTCTACAAGGTTTTGCTCTTCCGAGACTGTTCATATACAGTAA
- the LOC107931514 gene encoding heavy metal-associated isoprenylated plant protein 7 yields the protein MGEEEMKTVEKKEMEEKKVEDEKKGEEKAATEEKKEEKKAEETKEESPVVPQEIVLKVYMHCEGCARKVRRCLSGFPGVEDVMTDCRTHKVVVKGEKADPLKVLERVQRKSHRKVELLSPIPKPPAPEEEKTEDKEKSKPEDKKEEPPAAVVTVVLKVYMHCEACAMEIRKRIQRMKGVESAEPDLKSSEVTVKGVFEPPKLVEYVYRRTGKTAVIVKLEAETPKTEEEKAKDANKDEKKSEESGEKDKKEAGGEEKDDGEDKKQEGDNKEAPSADAAPAAEDATEETKVAVELKKNEYYYYPPRYATEFYAYPPQMFSDENPNACTVM from the exons ATGGGGGAG GAAGAGATGAAAACAGTAGAGAAGAAGGAAATGGAagagaaaaaggttgaagacgaAAAGAAGGGGGAGGAAAAGGCAGCAACAgaggagaagaaagaagaaaagaaagctgAAGAAACGAAAGAAGAATCTCCTGTTGTTCCCCAAGAGATTGTTTTGAAGGTTTACATGCATTGCGAAGGCTGTGCTCGTAAAGTCCGTAGATGTCTCAGTGGATTTCCAG GGGTTGAAGATGTAATGACGGATTGCAGGACTCACAAAGTGGTGGTGAAAGGGGAGAAAGCGGATCCTTTGAAAGTTCTTGAAAGGGTTCAAAGGAAGAGTCACCGGAAAGTTGAACTTCTCTCGCCGATACCTAAGCCTCCGGCACCGGAGGAAGAGAAAACAGAGGATAAAGAGAAGTCTAAGCCTGAAGACAAGAAAGAAGAG CCTCCGGCGGCGGTTGTCACGGTAGTGTTGAAGGTTTACATGCATTGTGAAGCTTGTGCAATGGAAATCAGGAAACGTATTCAAAGAATGAaag GGGTGGAATCAGCTGAACCGGATCTAAAGAGCTCAGAGGTGACAGTGAAAGGAGTGTTTGAACCGCCAAAACTGGTGGAGTACGTCTACAGAAGAACCGGGAAGACGGCGGTGATAGTGAAACTAGAGGCGGAGACACCGAAGACGGAAGAAGAAAAAGCCAAAGATGCCAACAAGGACGAGAAAAAAAGTGAAGAAAGTGGCGAAAAAGACAAGAAAGAAGCCGGTGGAGAAGAAAAAGACGACGGTGaagacaagaaacaagaaggtgacAACAAAGAAGCCCCCTCCGCCGACGCAGCTCCGGCGGCTGAAGACGCTACGGAAGAGACCAAAGTGGCGGTGGAGCTGAAGAAAAATGAATATTATTATTACCCGCCAAGGTATGCCACTGAGTTTTACGCATACCCTCCACAAATGTTCAGCGATGAGAACCCTAATGCTTGCACTGTAATGTAA